TTTTGCCTTTACGGACTGATTTTACACCAGGACCGTAATAAATCGATTTGTTAACAAAAATGATGTGGATATTTTTTAGAATCTTGAATATATTCAAGTTGGAAAAAAGATGCTGCACCTGTTCTTATGATGACAAAAATTGGCGGCTGAAAAAGCAAAGACTGAGAAAAAAGAGTAAACTCAAAAGTTTCAGAATAAGCATTGGCAGTAGCCTGATTATTCTACAAATGTACACATAATTTATTGAAAAGCAAATGTTTTTTAAGTTTTATTTCTTTTTCGGTAATAATTAATATTGTGTTCACATGAAAAATCAGTACAAAATAACAGTATAAATAGAAACCTTACGATATAATAATTCACTTTTCTGATTTATCTTTGCCATGCCATCCGGAATCCTGTAAGTTTCATCAGCAATGCAGGTTCATATGCATATGCATGATGTTTTATATAATTCCCATATTTAAAAATTGAATACCCTGAAATATTATCTTGCCGCTGTACTTGCTTTTTCTATCTGGGGCACTTTCAGCCTGGTACTTAAACCGCTGCATTCCTATACCTCCTTGGATATTCTTTTTTACCGTGTGTTCAGCTGTGCATTGGTTATGTCCGTTACTACGGTCCTGTTTAAGAGAAAGGCGCTGAAGGAGAGCATACGTTATTTCAAGTCCCTGCCCCGAAAAAGAAGATGGAGTATTGCCGGCTTAAACATCGGGAGCAGCTTTTTTTTAACGGCCAACTGGTTTTCTTTTATCTATGTCATGAATCACGTAAGCGTTAAGGCAACTTCCGTGGCTTATCTGGTCTGCCCGATTATCACTACCATTCTGGCCTTCTTTTTACTAAAAGAAAGACTCACGAAAATTCAGTGGCTTTCCGTACTGCTGAGCGGTACCGGATGCGTCTTGCTGTCCTATGCCAATATGGTGGATATGCTGTACAGCAGCCTGGTAGGGTTTACCTATGCCTGTTACCTGGTGGGCCAGAATAAAAACAGCGGGTTTGATAAATTTGTGGTTCTCAATTTCCATATCCTTTTGTCAGCACTCATCCTGCTT
The sequence above is a segment of the Chryseobacterium sp. JJR-5R genome. Coding sequences within it:
- a CDS encoding EamA family transporter — its product is MNTLKYYLAAVLAFSIWGTFSLVLKPLHSYTSLDILFYRVFSCALVMSVTTVLFKRKALKESIRYFKSLPRKRRWSIAGLNIGSSFFLTANWFSFIYVMNHVSVKATSVAYLVCPIITTILAFFLLKERLTKIQWLSVLLSGTGCVLLSYANMVDMLYSSLVGFTYACYLVGQNKNSGFDKFVVLNFHILLSALILLPFFPAYSGPVPTDFKFYFFVEIIAVVYTIVPLFLNLYALSGISSSKIGMILNINPIIAFILAGAVYHEASGTLQLVAYALIFIAVLIFNTGGVFRPDTEKRSIVTDNGNPGTPT